The proteins below come from a single Bartonella schoenbuchensis R1 genomic window:
- a CDS encoding outer membrane protein, whose product MNMKCVITASIFALVSASAAQAADMPVQERPTTVLPQVVVAPAFSWTGFYLGGQIGGFSSNSSWVRTSGDIQGILGHNKAFPKFSGFVGGLYAGSNVDFGNGFVLGVDTDIVWSGAKAKASRSSLRTGNGARLAARAGVSTRAPALFEGTDNNASRVTESVTFSDKWSGATRVRLGFAFDRIMPYVAGGIAYSQIKAVVAEERQGVETVIEQLSGSKTLVGYTLGAGVDFAMTDSVILRAEYRYSDFGKKSFISNNAEIDLKTNDFRVGVAYKF is encoded by the coding sequence ATGAATATGAAATGTGTAATAACAGCGTCCATTTTCGCTTTAGTTTCAGCATCTGCAGCTCAAGCAGCAGATATGCCAGTTCAAGAAAGACCAACAACAGTGTTACCACAGGTTGTTGTTGCTCCTGCTTTTTCTTGGACAGGTTTTTACCTTGGTGGTCAGATCGGTGGCTTTTCAAGTAACAGTAGTTGGGTGCGGACTTCTGGTGACATACAAGGGATTCTTGGACACAATAAGGCATTTCCTAAATTTTCAGGTTTTGTAGGGGGCCTTTACGCAGGTTCTAACGTTGATTTCGGCAATGGCTTTGTTTTGGGTGTTGACACGGACATCGTTTGGTCTGGAGCTAAGGCCAAAGCATCAAGAAGCTCTTTGCGGACTGGTAATGGGGCAAGATTGGCAGCGCGGGCTGGAGTATCTACAAGAGCCCCTGCTCTTTTTGAAGGAACTGACAATAATGCTTCTCGTGTAACTGAAAGTGTGACTTTTAGCGATAAATGGTCTGGTGCTACACGGGTTCGTCTTGGTTTTGCTTTTGACCGCATTATGCCTTATGTTGCTGGTGGTATTGCTTATTCGCAGATTAAAGCTGTGGTTGCAGAAGAAAGGCAAGGCGTAGAGACAGTTATTGAACAATTGTCAGGTTCAAAGACATTGGTTGGATACACTCTTGGTGCCGGTGTTGACTTTGCAATGACTGACAGTGTTATATTACGTGCAGAGTACCGTTACTCAGACTTTGGTAAAAAATCATTTATCAGTAACAACGCTGAAATTGATCTTAAGACCAATGATTTCCGCGTTGGTGTAGCATACAAATTCTAA
- a CDS encoding M20/M25/M40 family metallo-hydrolase, which produces MLDKVLTHLDENIDKSLERLFSLLRFHSISTDPAYKDACRQAADWLVEDLKTIGFEASRRDTPGHPMVVGHHPGPSDDCLHVLFYGHYDVQPVDPLNLWHDDPFEPSLKEQNGEKIICARGASDDKGQLMTFIEACRAFKKETGQLPVKVTILLEGEEESSSPSLIPFLKENADELKADCAFVCDTPMWDANTPSVCIGLRGLLTEEIIITGAKCDLHSGAFGGAVANPLRILTKILGGLHDENSRVILPGFYDGVEETPPQVLQSWNKLNSSVEALLRPFGLSVAAGEKGRSILEQVWARPTAEINGISGGYAGEGFKTVIPSQASAKVSFRLVHKQDPEKIRQAFRDYVRSLIPADCTVTFKDHGAYSAVQLSPDSPFVEAAKDALTQEWEKSALLIAMGGSISIVGSFQSILGMESVLVGFALADDRIHSPNEKYNLKSFHKGQRSWARILETFANRRINDRNSCSSR; this is translated from the coding sequence ATGCTTGATAAAGTGCTTACACATCTTGATGAAAATATAGATAAGAGTCTTGAACGTCTTTTTTCTCTTTTACGTTTTCATTCAATTTCTACAGATCCAGCTTATAAGGATGCATGTCGTCAAGCAGCTGATTGGTTGGTGGAAGATTTAAAAACTATAGGTTTTGAAGCTTCACGCCGCGATACACCTGGCCACCCGATGGTTGTTGGGCATCACCCAGGGCCTTCGGATGACTGTTTGCATGTCCTGTTTTATGGGCATTATGATGTTCAACCAGTCGATCCCTTAAATTTATGGCACGATGATCCATTTGAACCTTCTTTAAAAGAACAGAATGGAGAAAAGATTATTTGTGCCCGTGGTGCTTCAGATGATAAAGGTCAGCTTATGACTTTTATTGAAGCGTGTCGTGCGTTTAAGAAGGAAACAGGCCAGCTTCCTGTTAAGGTCACTATTTTATTGGAAGGTGAAGAAGAAAGTAGCTCCCCTTCACTTATTCCTTTTTTAAAAGAAAATGCTGATGAGCTTAAGGCTGATTGTGCATTTGTTTGCGATACACCAATGTGGGATGCAAATACACCTTCAGTTTGTATCGGTCTTCGGGGGTTGTTAACAGAAGAAATCATTATCACGGGGGCTAAATGTGATTTGCATTCTGGTGCTTTTGGAGGGGCAGTAGCCAATCCTCTTCGTATTTTAACTAAAATTTTAGGTGGGCTTCATGATGAAAATAGTAGGGTGATCCTTCCTGGATTTTATGATGGTGTAGAGGAAACACCTCCACAAGTTTTGCAATCATGGAATAAACTTAATAGTAGTGTAGAAGCGCTGCTTCGTCCCTTTGGTCTTTCTGTTGCTGCTGGTGAGAAGGGGCGTAGTATTTTAGAACAAGTATGGGCTCGTCCTACAGCGGAAATCAATGGTATTAGTGGGGGTTATGCAGGTGAAGGGTTTAAAACGGTTATTCCTTCTCAAGCCAGTGCAAAAGTTTCTTTTCGCTTAGTCCATAAACAAGATCCTGAAAAAATACGTCAGGCTTTTCGTGATTATGTGCGCAGCCTTATTCCAGCAGATTGTACAGTTACATTTAAAGACCATGGTGCTTATTCAGCTGTTCAGTTATCTCCTGATTCACCTTTTGTTGAGGCAGCAAAGGATGCTTTAACACAAGAATGGGAGAAGTCAGCTTTATTAATTGCTATGGGTGGTTCAATTTCAATTGTTGGGAGCTTTCAATCAATTCTTGGTATGGAAAGTGTCTTGGTCGGATTTGCATTGGCTGATGATCGTATTCATTCACCTAATGAAAAATATAATTTAAAGTCATTTCATAAAGGACAGCGGTCTTGGGCGCGTATTCTTGAGACTTTTGCAAATAGGAGAATAAATGACAGAAATTCGTGTTCATCAAGGTGA
- a CDS encoding outer membrane protein, producing the protein MNMKCVITASIFALVSASAAQAADMPVQERPTTVLPQVVVAPAFSWTGFYLGGQIGGFSSNSSSKGTYNNVPNGTKEILVDNKAFPKFSGFVGGLYAGSNVDFGNGFVLGVDTDIVWSGDKASKSKSYEVAAKPDTPIGDFNPADGVSGGGYLGVATRAKDEGSQIAKPAKGDVTFSDKWSGATRVRLGAAFDRVMPYVAGGVAYSQLKASVENAKASGAQKAEGTSVEKPLEGLSDSKTMVGYTLGAGVDFAMTDTVMLRAEYRYSDFGKKKFVKDKVEVDLKTNDFRVGVAYKF; encoded by the coding sequence ATGAATATGAAATGTGTAATAACAGCGTCTATTTTTGCTTTAGTTTCAGCATCTGCAGCTCAAGCAGCAGATATGCCAGTTCAAGAAAGACCAACAACAGTGTTACCACAGGTTGTTGTTGCTCCTGCTTTTTCTTGGACAGGTTTTTACCTTGGTGGTCAGATCGGTGGCTTTTCAAGTAACAGCAGTTCGAAAGGAACTTATAATAACGTACCTAATGGGACTAAAGAGATTCTTGTTGATAATAAAGCGTTTCCTAAGTTTTCAGGTTTTGTAGGGGGCCTTTACGCAGGTTCTAACGTTGATTTCGGCAATGGTTTTGTTTTGGGTGTTGATACAGACATCGTTTGGTCTGGAGATAAAGCTAGTAAGTCAAAGTCATATGAAGTGGCTGCGAAGCCAGACACGCCAATTGGTGATTTTAACCCCGCAGATGGCGTAAGTGGAGGTGGGTACTTAGGTGTAGCAACTAGAGCTAAGGATGAAGGTAGCCAAATAGCTAAACCAGCTAAGGGAGATGTGACTTTTAGCGATAAATGGTCTGGTGCTACACGGGTTCGTCTTGGTGCTGCCTTTGATCGTGTTATGCCTTATGTTGCTGGTGGTGTTGCTTATTCGCAACTTAAAGCTTCAGTAGAAAACGCTAAAGCTTCAGGTGCACAAAAAGCTGAAGGTACAAGTGTAGAGAAACCTCTTGAAGGCTTGTCAGATTCAAAAACGATGGTTGGGTACACTCTTGGTGCCGGTGTTGACTTTGCAATGACTGACACTGTTATGTTACGTGCGGAATACCGTTACTCAGACTTTGGTAAAAAGAAATTCGTCAAAGATAAAGTTGAAGTTGATCTTAAAACCAATGATTTCCGCGTTGGTGTAGCATACAAATTCTAA
- a CDS encoding outer membrane protein, producing MIRCLIIICALTLFSTSVVRASGYMVIQEPMPVFVPSTFSWEGLYLGGQVGGALGKLSVSSRVISGKNTVTKKSQIVSSDKYNLAGFIGGFYAGSNLRLDDNGLILSVDTDIVWSNQKNVQFGKRMIVGDQSARVHNALVSRFGHKKSGLVKVGDEVTYNTTRKEKWAGATRVRFGFAADRIMPYIAGGIAYTKVQITPWFLVNSANPLNLMTEKKAMIGYTLGAGVNFAVSDNVILRGEYRYSDFGKKKFMESPVNVSYSTHDLRVGVAYKL from the coding sequence ATGATAAGATGCCTTATTATTATATGTGCTCTTACTTTATTCTCAACTTCTGTTGTGCGAGCATCGGGTTATATGGTTATTCAAGAACCAATGCCAGTTTTTGTTCCTTCTACTTTTTCTTGGGAAGGTTTGTATTTGGGTGGACAAGTTGGTGGGGCATTGGGCAAACTTTCTGTAAGTTCTCGTGTTATTTCTGGTAAAAATACTGTTACTAAAAAATCTCAAATAGTTTCGAGTGATAAGTATAATCTTGCAGGTTTTATAGGTGGTTTTTATGCAGGTTCCAACCTTAGGCTCGACGACAATGGCCTTATCTTAAGCGTTGATACAGACATCGTTTGGTCTAACCAAAAGAATGTACAATTTGGTAAGCGGATGATTGTGGGTGATCAATCAGCTCGTGTACATAATGCACTCGTTAGTCGTTTTGGGCACAAAAAATCTGGCTTGGTTAAAGTGGGTGATGAGGTAACTTATAATACCACTCGTAAAGAGAAGTGGGCTGGTGCCACACGGGTTCGTTTTGGTTTTGCTGCTGATCGTATTATGCCTTATATTGCCGGCGGCATTGCTTATACAAAGGTTCAAATTACCCCCTGGTTTTTAGTTAATTCAGCGAATCCTTTAAATTTAATGACAGAAAAAAAGGCGATGATTGGTTATACTCTTGGTGCAGGGGTTAATTTTGCAGTAAGTGATAATGTTATTCTTCGTGGGGAATATCGTTATTCAGATTTTGGTAAAAAGAAATTTATGGAGAGTCCAGTAAACGTTAGTTATAGCACCCATGACTTGCGTGTGGGTGTGGCATACAAATTGTAA
- a CDS encoding ribonuclease D codes for MTEIRVHQGDLPNLDNYHVDAIAVDTETLGLQPYRDRLCVVQLSSGDGTADIIQIAKGQNSAPNLVKLLEDKAITKIFHFGRFDLAILAHTFGIMPDVVFCTKIASKLTRTYTDRHGLKEICSELLNVNISKQQQSSDWATETLSRAQIEYAASDVLYLHRLKSVFETRLKREERENVAKACFQFLPMRAKLDLLGWTETDIFAHS; via the coding sequence ATGACAGAAATTCGTGTTCATCAAGGTGATTTGCCAAATTTAGATAATTATCACGTTGATGCTATTGCGGTTGATACTGAAACTTTAGGGTTGCAACCATATCGTGATCGCTTGTGTGTTGTTCAGCTTTCTTCTGGGGATGGCACTGCTGATATTATACAGATTGCTAAAGGGCAAAATAGCGCTCCTAATTTGGTCAAATTGCTTGAAGATAAGGCAATTACCAAAATATTCCATTTTGGACGTTTTGATCTTGCCATTTTAGCGCATACTTTTGGAATTATGCCAGATGTTGTCTTTTGCACAAAGATTGCATCAAAGCTTACGCGCACTTATACTGATCGGCATGGTTTGAAAGAGATTTGTAGCGAATTGCTGAATGTTAATATTTCTAAGCAGCAACAATCTTCAGATTGGGCGACAGAAACTTTATCACGTGCACAAATTGAATATGCGGCATCTGATGTTTTATATCTACATCGTTTGAAAAGTGTGTTTGAAACACGTTTAAAGCGCGAAGAGCGAGAAAATGTTGCAAAAGCGTGTTTTCAATTTTTACCGATGAGAGCAAAACTCGATCTTTTGGGATGGACAGAGACTGATATTTTTGCACATAGTTGA
- a CDS encoding outer membrane protein, giving the protein MNMKCVITASIFALVSASAAQAADMPVQERPTTVLPQVVVAPAFSWTGFYLGGQIGGFSSNSSSKRIYQGVSKGKEDILVDNKAFPKFSGFVGGLYAGSNVDFGNGFVLGVDTDIVWSGDKAKTSKSYDLPQTSDVQEVATRAEVSTGVPTLVEGADNNASRVTRNVTFSDKWSGATRVRLGAAFDRIMPYVAGGVAYSQLKASVENAKASGAQKAEGTSVEKPLEGLSDSKTMVGYTLGAGVDFAMTDTVMLRAEYRYSDFGKKTFVKDKVEVDLKTNDFRVGVAYKF; this is encoded by the coding sequence ATGAATATGAAATGTGTAATAACAGCGTCTATTTTTGCTTTAGTTTCAGCATCTGCAGCTCAAGCAGCAGATATGCCAGTTCAAGAAAGACCAACAACAGTGTTACCACAGGTTGTTGTTGCTCCTGCTTTTTCTTGGACAGGTTTTTACCTTGGTGGTCAGATCGGTGGCTTTTCAAGTAACAGCAGTTCGAAAAGAATTTATCAGGGTGTATCTAAAGGTAAGGAAGACATTCTTGTTGATAATAAAGCGTTTCCTAAATTTTCAGGTTTTGTAGGGGGTCTTTACGCAGGTTCTAACGTTGATTTCGGCAATGGTTTTGTTTTAGGTGTTGACACAGACATCGTTTGGTCTGGAGATAAAGCTAAAACATCAAAAAGCTATGATTTGCCTCAGACCAGTGATGTGCAGGAAGTAGCAACGCGGGCTGAAGTATCTACTGGAGTCCCTACTCTTGTTGAAGGAGCTGACAATAATGCTTCTCGTGTAACTAGAAATGTTACTTTTAGCGATAAATGGTCTGGTGCTACACGGGTTCGTCTTGGTGCTGCTTTTGACCGTATTATGCCTTATGTTGCTGGTGGTGTTGCTTATTCGCAACTTAAAGCTTCAGTAGAAAACGCTAAAGCTTCAGGTGCACAAAAAGCTGAAGGTACAAGTGTAGAGAAACCTCTTGAAGGCTTGTCAGATTCAAAAACGATGGTTGGGTACACTCTTGGTGCCGGTGTTGACTTTGCAATGACTGACACTGTTATGTTACGTGCGGAATACCGTTACTCAGACTTTGGTAAAAAGACATTTGTCAAAGATAAAGTTGAAGTTGATCTTAAAACCAACGATTTCCGCGTTGGTGTAGCATACAAATTCTAA